In the Hordeum vulgare subsp. vulgare chromosome 7H, MorexV3_pseudomolecules_assembly, whole genome shotgun sequence genome, one interval contains:
- the LOC123409603 gene encoding pyrophosphate-energized vacuolar membrane proton pump-like, with translation MAILGELGTEILIPVCGVIGIVFAVAQWFIVSKVKVTPSAASAAVDAKNGYGDYLIEEEEGLNDHNVVIKCAEIQTAISEGELTHPLRQQRWWLPPLPLTRSLPQIWFSASQARKLWSP, from the coding sequence ATGGCGATCCTCGGGGAGCTCGGGACGGAGATCCTCATCCCTGTCTGCGGGGTCATCGGCATCGTCTTCGCCGTCGCGCAGTGGTTCATCGTCTCCAAGGTCAAGGTCACCCCCagcgccgcctccgccgccgtcgaCGCCAAGAACGGCTACGGCGACTACctcatcgaggaggaggagggcctcaATGACCACAACGTCGTCATCAAGTGCGCCGAGATCCAGACCGCCATCTCTGAAGGTGAGCTCACCCATCCCCTTCGCCAACAACGGTGGtggcttccccctctccctctcacccgcTCCCTCCCCCAGATCTGGTTCTCAGCCTCTCAGGCTCGGAAGCTTTGGTCCCCATGA
- the LOC123409602 gene encoding pyrophosphate-energized vacuolar membrane proton pump-like: MEHLIRLYNEWEMQLLVLLSFTLQLFLFFAGRLRRCSGNRLLRLSLWAAYLGAGLAAVYALGYLSRHQDNNIERLRRTEQLAFFWAPFLLVHLGGQDTITAFAMEDNDLWLRHLLNLLTQIALALYEEVKLLGTWLQGDRALTFCHLLARNTVRAKPAQLAFGTPSGPSQHNSPSGYGLGGSSMALFGRVGGGIYTKAADVGADLVGKVERNIPEDDPRNPAVIADNVGDNVGDIAGMGSDLFGSYAKSSCSALVVASISSFGINHDFTAMCHPLLVSSAGIIVCLLTTLFATDFFEIKAANKIEPALKKHLIISTALMTVGVAVISWLALPAKFTIFNFGAQKEVSNWGLFFCVAVGLLAGLIIGFVTEYYTSNAYRPVQDVADSCRTGAATNVIFGLALGYKSVIIPIFAIAVSIYVSFSIAAMYGIAMAALGMLSTMATGLAIDAYGPISDNAGGIAEMAGMSHRIRERTDALDAAGATSARWMAVERSSSRTSICCSTARFTPKRRSS, from the exons ATGGAGCATTTGATCAGACTATATAATGAGTGGGAAATGCAGCTACTCGTGCTCCTTAGCTTCACACTGCAGTTGTTCCTCTTCTTTGCTGGCAGGCTCCGGCGGTGTAGCGGCAACAGGCTCCTACGGCTCTCCCTTTGGGCTGCTTACTTGGGGGCAGGCCTGGCAGCAGTTTATGCACTCGGCTACCTGTCACGGCATCAGGATAACAACATTGAAAGGCTAAGAAGAACCGAACAGCTGGCTTTCTTCTGGGCACCATTTCTCCTCGTCCATCTTGGTGGGCAGGACACCATTACTGCTTTCGCCATGGAGGATAACGACTTGTGGTTGAGGCATCTCTTGAATCTGTTGACCCAAATTGCACTAGCTTTATAT GAAGAGGTCAAGCTGTTGGGGACGTGGCTGCAGGGCGACCGTGCCCTCACCTTCTGCCACCTCCTCGCCCGCAACACCGTCAGGGCCAAGCCAGCCCAACTCGCCTTCGGTACACCGTCAGGGCCAAGCCAGCACAACTCGCCTTCAGGTTATGGTCTTGGTGGGTCTTCCATGGCTCTATTCGGAAGAGTTGGTGGAGGTATCTACACTAAGGCTGCTGACGTGGGTGCTGACCTTGTTGGCAAAGTTGAGAGGAACATTCCTGAAGATGACCCAAGGAACCCAGCT GTGATTGCTGACAACGTCGGTGACAATGTTGGTGATATTGCTGGAATGGGATCAGATCTCTTTGGTTCATATGCAAAATCTTCCTGctctgctcttgttgttgcttcCATCTCATCTTTTGGAATCAACCATGATTTCACTGCGATGTGCCACCCACTGCTCGTGAGCTCTGCAGGCATCATTGTTTGCTTGCTCACCACACTCTTTGCAACTGATTTCTTTGAGATTAAGGCTGCAAACAAAATTGAGCCTGCTCTGAAGAAGCATCTCATCATCTCCACTGCTCTAATGACTGTTGGTGTTGCGGTCATCAGCTGGTTGGCTCTTCCAGCTAAGTTCACCATCTTCAACTTCGGTGCTCAGAAGGAAGTGTCCAACTG GGGCCTTTTCTTCTGCGTGGCAGTTGGTCTATTGGCTGGTCTGATTATTGGATTTGTGACTGAATACTACACTAGCAACGCCTACAG ACCTGTGCAAGATGTTGCCGATTCCTGCAGAACTGGTGCTGCCACCAACGTCATCTTCGGTCTTGCTCTGGGGTACAAGTCTGTTATCATCCCAATTTTCGCTATTGCTGTCAGCATCTACGTCAGCTTCTCCATTGCTGCAATGTACGGCATTGCAATGGCTGCTCTTGGCATGCTAAGCACAATGGCAACTGGTCTTGCCATTGATGCTTATGGTCCCATTAGTGACAATGCTGGTGGAATTGCTGAGATGGCTGGCATGAGCCACAGAATCCGTGAGAGGACAGATGCTCTTGATGCTGCTGGCGCCACATCTGCCCGGTGGATGGCTGTGGAAAGAAGTTCTTCACGCACAAGCATCTGCTGCAGCACCGCGAGGTTCACACCTAAACGACGAAGCAGCTGA
- the LOC123410918 gene encoding disease resistance protein RGA4-like: protein MEAAAASALTKEVVLKLVALLSEKHKLSKGLKDDLRFIRTELDMISSARDAHPMISSPRPQALVSMEEMRDLAHDIEDCIDRYLPCVACEGDASASVLRRVKTAVTSTTRSPRFAAEIRKLRVRLRDAHERRANYDVRAGGRLSSSPAAAAGAASPPAAAADGDLVGIDKPKQELVELLLESEPGRSGVISVVGFGGSGKTTLARAVFDCPGVVRRFPCRAWAAASEHRDTEGLLTAILRQFHTDPNSIDGLLRTTKCLIVIDDINKQHWDAIKSIFHRQTKCRIIVTTSLQSVANACSSGGGYVYKMGILDAELSKVLLMKKVFFQGCSPELERGSKAIVEKCDGLPLALVSVAKFLLGENELTGSHCMQVCRNLGLHMEKDEDFAKLQQVLVNNYMSLSGYPLRTSLLYTSLYPNGRPIRRNTLIRRWLAEGYMQCQYKRSDMEVAAENFRELVDRNIIQPIDASNNTKVKTCKTHGIMHEFMLHKSMSDNFITSLHDQNRSKFRHLFIQNPASGSTLVLNHQHTTPASVNVSGNEKFRARSLTVFGNVEESASEFCRCELLRVLDLQECNDLEDDHLKDIHKLWHLKYLSLGGTINNLPRNIEKLHCLETLDLRKTKIDILPYEVIGLPHLAHLLGKFKLGKKDLKMSELEKLLPKKCKLKTLAGFVADENAGFLQLMAHMNELKKVKIWCEFTGADSKSMAHISKAVQKYAQDGMDTTGVRSLSLDFRNSLGDFLGSIQEYCYLSSLKLRGMLSVLPQFVTSLCGLTELCLSSTNLVGNDLSNLCKLRYLLYLKMVEADLRSFVINNGDFPSLRRLCLVVQTPVLPTIRQGALPYLVSLQLLCKDLVDLSGIHIEYHDCLEEVALDSMVGTRTVEMWETAAKKHPKRPKVQFLKRIDPSETQSTVKYVATDGPIPKKGPSIEFSQVQLTRNMLQNECIIHSVQSSSVNKPSSALNKIIVSQPPQAASELSSAGNGAMPPAAR, encoded by the exons ATGGAGGCTGCCGCGGCGAGCGCGTTGACCAAGGAGGTGGTGCTGAAGCTGGTGGCGCTGCTGAGCGAGAAGCACAAGCTCTCCAAGGGCCTCAAGGACGACCTCCGCTTCATCCGCACCGAGCTCGACATGATCTCCAGCGCCAGGGACGCCCACCCCATGATCTCCTCGCCGCGGCCGCAGGCCCTCGTGTCCATGGAGGAGATGCGCGACCTCGCGCACGACATCGAGGATTGCATCGACCGGTACCTGCCCTGCGTCGCGTGCGAGGGGGATGCGTCGGCGTCGGTCCTCCGCCGCGTGAAGACGGCGGTCACCAGCACCACCAGATCCCCCCGGTTCGCGGCGGAGATCCGGAAGCTCAGGGTCAGGCTCAGGGACGCGCACGAGCGGAGGGCCAACTACGACGTCCGCGCCGGCGGCAGGCTCTCCTCTTCTCCCGCCGCTGCCGCCGGAGCGGCTTCTCCTCCCGCGGCCGCCGCCGATGGCGACCTCGTGGGCATCGACAAGCCGAAGCAGGAGCTCGTGGAGCTCTTGCTGGAGAGCGAGCCGGGGAGGTCGGGCGTGATCTCCGTCGTGGGATTCGGCGGCTCCGGGAAGACCACGCTCGCGAGGGCGGTGTTCGACTGCCCCGGCGTCGTCCGGAGGTTCCCCTGCCGCGCTTGGGCCGCCGCGTCGGAGCACAGGGACACCGAGGGGCTCCTCACGGCCATACTCCGGCAGTTCCACACCGACCCAAACTCCATCGACGGCCTCCTGCGGACCACAAA GTGTTTGATCGTAATCGATGACATCAACAAGCAACACTGGGACGCCATAAAATCCATCTTCCATAGACAAACAAAATGCAGAATCATTGTGACAACATCTCTTCAGTCAGTAGCTAATGCTTGCAGCTCAGGTGGTGGCTATGTTTACAAGATGGGCATTCTTGACGCCGAACTCTCCAAGGTTCTGCTCATGAAGAAGGTCTTCTTTCAAGGATGTTCACCTGAATTGGAGCGGGGTTCGAAAGCGATTGTCGAGAAATGCGACGGCCTTCCACTTGCTCTTGTTAGTGTGGCCAAATTTTTGCTAGGCGAGAACGAGCTCACGGGGAGCCACTGCATGCAAGTCTGCCGCAACCTCGGGCTTCATATGGAGAAGGATGAAGACTTTGCAAAGCTGCAACAGGTTCTTGTGAATAACTACATGAGCCTGTCTGGCTATCCTCTCAGGACCTCCTTGTTGTATACAAGTCTGTACCCAAATGGTCGTCCAATCAGGAGGAATACTTTGATCAGGCGATGGTTGGCAGAAGGGTACATGCAATGTCAGTACAAACGCAGTGACATGGAGGTAGCAGCCGAGAACTTCCGGGAACTTGTTGACCGGAACATCATCCAACCGATCGATGCTAGCAACAACACGAAAGTGAAGACGTGCAAAACTCATGGTATCATGCACGAGTTCATGCTGCACAAATCCATGTCTGATAACTTCATCACTTCTCTCCATGATCAAAATCGAAGTAAGTTCCGTCACCTCTTCATCCAGAACCCTGCCAGTGGCAGCACCTTGGTCCTGAACCACCAACATACAACTCCAGCAAGCGTCAACGTATCCGGCAATGAAAAATTTCGTGCCAGATCTCTGACAGTCTTTGGGAATGTGGAAGAATCCGCTTCTGAGTTTTGTAGGTGTGAGCTGTTGCGAGTACTGGATCTGCAAGAATGCAACGATTTGGAGGACGATCATCTCAAGGACATACATAAGCTGTGGCATCTGAAATATCTGAGCCTTGGGGGGACTATCAACAACCTTCCAAGGAATATTGAAAAGTTACACTGCTTAGAGACACTGGACCTTAGGAAGACCAAGATAGATATATTGCCGTATGAAGTCATTGGGTTGCCTCACCTAGCTCACCTGCTTGGAAAGTTTAAGCTTGGGAAAAAGGACCTGAAAATGAGTGAACTGGAGAAGCTCTTGCCCAAAAAATGTAAGTTGAAGACTCTTGCAGGATTTGTTGCAGATGAAAACGCTGGATTTCTACAACTAATGGCTCATATGAATGAATTAAAGAAGGTTAAGATATGGTGTGAGTTCACTGGTGCAGACAGCAAGAGCATGGCTCACATTTCGAAGGCAGTTCAGAAGTATGCTCAAGATGGTATGGACACTACAGGAGTTCGATCTCTGTCACTTGACTTTAGAAATTCCCTGGGGGACTTCCTGGGTTCTATACAAGAATATTGTTATCTCAGCTCGCTGAAATTGCGGGGCATGCTGAGCGTACTGCCTCAGTTTGTTACATCCCTGTGCGGCCTTACGGAGTTGTGCCTTTCATCAACTAATCTGGTGGGGAATGATCTATCAAACCTGTGTAAGCTTCGGTATCTGCTTTACCTCAAAATGGTCGAGGCTGACCTTAGGAGCTTCGTCATAAACAATGGAGACTTCCCAAGCCTACGACGCTTATGCCTTGTCGTGCAAACACCCGTCCTCCCTACAATCAGACAAGGAGCTCTACCGTATCTTGTGTCACTTCAGCTGCTCTGTAAAGATCTTGTTGATCTTTCAGGCATCCACATCGAATACCATGATTGCCTGGAGGAAGTTGCTCTTGATTCGATGGTCGGTACAAGGACAGTAGAAATGTGGGAAACTGCGGCAAAGAAGCATCCTAAGAGACCAAAGGTTCAGTTTCTCAAAAGGATTGATCCAAGCGAAACTCAGTCTACTGTGAAATATGTGGCGACAGATGGACCAATACCTAAGAAGGGACCCTCCATTGAGTTCAGTCAAGTTCAGTTAACGCGGAATATGTTGCAGAATGAATGCATAATCCATTCAGTCCAATCAAGTTCTGTGAACAAACCCAGTTCAGCTTTGAACAAAATAATAGTTTCACAACCCCCTCAGGCTGCATCGGAGCTGTCCAGTGCGGGGAATGGTGCGATGCCTCCTGCTGCGAGGTGA
- the LOC123410919 gene encoding uncharacterized protein LOC123410919 — protein sequence MASLLQLFNEWEIQLLVLLSFVLQIFLFFTGGLRQRGAKFLSGIIWIAYLVADLVAVYALGLLSKLEENTHASQKGALPENHPLAFFWAPFLLLHLGGQDTITAFSLEDNSLWLRHLLNLVVQVALALYVFWKSTAWRNVHQLLVPGIFMFVAGIIKYGERTMALMYGNLQNISGYSTSDESKLNHRELDQDASYSSIVSFCLDSAPIVRHLFAGFTLLQIPQGFGAKTWTSYAQSDEVQLAKLAKLVDVELGIMYCDVYTKAAVLRTRSGILLRCTSQVSALVALVLFVVGNKQRYSRADVAITYTLFIGSFFLEVCAMLMMVMVSPWTWAWMKANKCVWLTRMSWMLVSSNIIGWPEEKPLWSNRMGQYNFLSYVGCEEKPSSSPWSERVTSMIRKMAKAVGKLFWLSKLLDIKYEEVDMDITESFAKEIRAILQSPFGGGQKQEWEHLSRFLHSMARELSDNFSAVIIRLHIATMIHLTEVSNVDAESVALVGICRKLSNYMMYLLVTQPVMLQVTATSAESVIQGFHNKFVTMMTATCNNGGKHVVLQILKEFLSKEDYTLSLPEPCKETLEEMRDMWVRIIMYAAGRSRPETHATQLARGGEFLTFIWLLMAHKSLGASVAFPIDLISPPPTFGPLMDVRYYAFDFRS from the coding sequence ATGGCGAGCTTGTTGCAACTATTTAATGAATGGGAGATCCAACTGCTGGTGCTTCTCAGCTTCGTGCTACAAATATTCCTCTTCTTTACTGGTGGTCTTCGGCAACGTGGCGCCAAGTTTCTtagtggcatcatttggattgctTATTTGGTGGCAGACTTGGTAGCTGTTTATGCCCTTGGTTTGCTCTCAAAACTAGAGGAAAACACCCATGCCTCCCAAAAGGGCGCCCTGCCAGAAAATCACCCACTAGCTTTCTTTTGGGCGCCCTTCCTACTCCTTCATCTTGGCGGACAGGACACTATCACCGCCTTTTCCTTGGAGGACAACAGCTTGTGGTTGAGACATTTGTTGAATTTGGTAGTTCAAGTGGCCCTAGCATTGTATGTCTTCTGGAAGTCCACTGCTTGGCGCAATGTGCATCAGCTTCTTGTTCCGGGAATCTTTATGTTTGTTGCTGGAATCATCAAGTACGGGGAGAGGACGATGGCCCTCATGTATGGGAACCTGCAAAACATCAGTGGCTACAGTACTAGTGATGAAAGTAAGTTGAACCATCGAGAACTAGATCAGGATGCCAGCTACTCTAGCATTGTTAGTTTTTGCTTGGATTCAGCGCCAATTGTTCGGCATTTATTTGCTGGATTTACACTCCTACAGATACCGCAAGGCTTCGGTGCAAAAACTTGGACGAGCTATGCTCAATCAGATGAAGTCCAGTTGGCCAAGCTGGCCAAGTTGGTTGATGTTGAACTTGGCATCATGTATTGTGATGTTTATACCAAGGCTGCAGTGCTTCGGACAAGAAGTGGCATTTTGCTTCGGTGCACATCTCAAGTATCGGCTTTGGTTGCCCTTGTGCTCTTCGTAGTTGGCAACAAACAGAGATACAGCAGAGCCGACGTTGCAATCACCTACACTTTATTCATAGGAAGCTTTTTCCTGGAAGTTTGTGCAATGCTCATGATGGTTATGGTGTCACCTTGGACATGGGCATGGATGAAGGCCAACAAGTGTGTTTGGCTCACTCGCATGTCCTGGATGCTTGTCTCCAGTAATATTATTGGATGGCCGGAGGAAAAGCCGTTGTGGTCAAACCGCATGGGGCAGTACAACTTTCTGAGCTATGTGGGATGCGAGGAAAAGCCAAGTAGTAGCCCGTGGTCGGAACGAGTGACTAGCATGATCAGGAAGATGGCAAAAGCAGTTGGCAAGTTATTTTGGTTGAGCAAGTTATTAGACATCAAGTATGAGGAGGTGGATATGGATATCACAGAGAGTTTTGCGAAGGAAATTAGAGCCATTCTCCAATCCCCTTTTGGAGGTGGCCAAAAACAAGAGTGGGAACATCTCAGTCGGTTCCTGCATAGTATGGCAAGGGAGTTGTCCGACAACTTTAGTGCTGTCATAATCCGCTTGCATATAGCAACAATGATACACCTGACTGAGGTTTCAAATGTGGATGCGGAGTCAGTTGCCTTGGTTGGTATCTGCAGGAAGCTATCCAATTATATGATGTACCTTCTTGTTACACAACCAGTTATGTTGCAGGTCACCGCTACTAGTGCCGAGTCAGTAATACAAGGCTTCCACAACAAGTTTGTGACGATGATGACAGCCACATGCAACAATGGTGGGAAGCATGTTGTTCTGCAAATTCTTAAAGAGTTCTTATCAAAGGAGGATTACACCTTGTCTTTGCCTGAACCATGCAAAGAAACATTGGAAGAGATGAGAGATATGTGGGTGAGGATCATCATGTACGCTGCTGGGAGGTCTCGACCGGAGACACACGCGACGCAGCTAGCCAGAGGAGGGGAATTCCTTACCTTCATTTGGCTTCTCATGGCACACAAAAGCCTTGGAGCTTCCGTGGCATTTCCGATCGATCTTATTAGTCCACCTCCTACTTTTGGACCTCTCATGGATGTGCGATATTATGCCTTTGATTTTCGCTCATAA